aaaaagaaaacgaataaactaaaaaagattatatagaacaatttaaatatctttcAACTTGGGGATAAACATTGTATGGTTTAACAGATAAAGATAGGTGACATTTTAACAGTGAACATATGTCGTATAAAGAAGGGAATATGACGGTAACAGTATAACGTGGATAATACGCTGTAATAACAACGATTGTAGACCAATTCAGCGAAAGAAAAAGTACAATATTTCTTGACTTGGGTTTTTATATATGTCACGCTCATAAGTATTTGCAAAATCCCATCAACTGCATGCAAGTTATTTTCTCTTTGTAATTGAAAATTTCATCATGGTGTTCGTCTTTCCAACGCTTCTGTCCATGAAGCTCAAACCTTTATTGATGCTTCTTGTAATGTTGTTTTGTGCATTTTCACATTATGATGCTGCCAGTTCTTCTGATTCGGAAGCAAATGCTTTGTTGAAGTGGAAAGGCAGCCTTGACAGCCTCAGTCAAGCTTCTCTCTCTTCATGGAATGGCAGTAATCCTTGCAACTGGCTGGGAATAGAATGTGATAATTCCCATTCTGTTTCTCACATAAATCTTACACGTGTTGGATTGAAAGGTACACTTCAAACTTTTAACTTCTCATCACTTCCAAACATTCTCGGTCTGAATATGAGTTTCAACTCCTTGTCTGGAAGTATTCCTCAACAGATTGAAAAGTTGTCCAATCTCAGCACGCTTGATTTGTCTACCAATAAACTCTCCGGTAACATTCCCAAAACCATCTGTAATCTTTCTAAACTAAAGTATCTGAATCTTAGTGTCAATGGTCTCTCTGGTTCTATTCCTAATGAAGTGGGCCATCTTCAGTCTCTTCTCACATTCGATATATTTACCAACAACCTCTCTGGGCCAATCCCTCCTACCTTAGGAACTCTGCCCCTTTTAGAATCCATTCAcctttttgaaaataaactcTCTGGACCCATTCCTGCCAGTATTGGGAATCTGTCCAGGCTCACCATGTTATCTTTATCTTCAAATCAACTCACCGGATCCATCCCTCCCCATATCGGAAATTTATCAAACGCCAAGGTCATATGTTTTATTGGAAATGAACTTAGTGGCGAGATTCCAGTAGAAATTGAGAAGCTTACTGGTCTCGAATGTTTGCAACTTGctgataataattttataggCCAAATACCTCAGAACATTTGCCTCGGCGGAAACATGAAATACTTCACAGCTGGTAATAACAATTTCACTGGCCCAATTCCACAGACTTTGAAGAAATGCTACAGCCTTAAAAGACTCAGGCTTCAGCAAAACCATCTTACTGGGGATATAACAAACTTTTTTGATGTCCTTCCAAACTTGAACTACATCGATCTCAGTGAAAATAATTTTCACGGTAGTCTTTCACCTACTTGGGGAAAATTTCGCAGCCTCACAAGCTTCATGATTTCCAGAAACAATTTGTCAGGTGTTATTCCACCAGAACTAGGTGGCGCAACCAAATTACAGGTGCTTGATCTATCCTCAAACCATCTTACAGGAAACATTCCAGAAGATTTATGCAACTTGACCCTCTTGTTTGATCTTTCAATCAACAACAATAATCTTTCTGGAAATGTTCCCTCGAAAATAGAATCACTGGAGGGACTTAAAATTTTGGAGCTCGGGTCAAATGATTTCACAGGCTTAATCCagaaaaaaattggaaatttgCGCAATTTATTGTACTTGAATCTGAGCCAGAATAAATTTGAGGGAAATATTCCTTCAGAGCTTGGCAATTTGAATTATCTCTCAAGTCTTGATCTCAGTGGAAATTTGTTGAGTGAAAGATTACCACCAACGCTTGGTGGAATAAAAGGCTTAGAAACATTGAATCTATCCCACAATAGTCTTTCAGGTGGTCTCTCTAGCTTACATGATATGATGAGTTTGACATCTTTTGACATATCATACAACCAGTTTGAGGGTCCACTTCCTGACATTCCAGTCTTCCAGAATGCCACCATTGAAGCTCTGAGAAATAATAGCGGCCTGTGTGGCAATGTCACAGGCTTGGAGCCTTGCCCGAAAGTAAGTGGGAAATCTCATAATAACACTAAAAGGAAAGTGCTAATAGCAGTTTTACCCGTTACGGTGGCCATTCTAATGCTTGCACTATTTCTTTTTGGTGTCTCCTATAATTTATGCCGAACTTCAAACGAAGAACAAGAGAAGGCTCTAAGTTCACGATCTGCCAGCATGTTTCCAGCATGGAGTTTCGGAGGCAAAATTATGTTTGAGAATATTATTGAAGCCACCGAATATTTTGATGACAAATATCTCATTGGAGTTGGAGGTCAAGGTCGTGTTTacaaagcaatattacctacaGGTGAAGTTGTTGCTGTGAAGAAACTCCATTCAGTTTCAAACGGAGAAGTCCTCAATCAGAAAGCTTTCACAAGGGAGATCCAGGCTTTGACAGAAATCCGACATCGTAACATTGTAAAGTTTCATGGGTTTTGTTCGCATTCACAATATTCACTTTTGGTGTGCGAATTCCTAGAGAGGGGCGATGTgaagaagattttgaaagatgatGAACAAGCAGCTGCATTTGATTGGAATAAAAGGGTGGATGCTGTTAAAGACGTGGCAAATGCTTTATGCTATATGCACCATGATTGCTTACCTCCAATTGTCCATCGTGATATATCAAGCAAAAATGTTCTTTTGGATTCAGAATATGTAGCTCATGTCTCAGACTTCGGAACAGCTAAGCTTCTTGATCATAGTTCAGCCAATTGGACATCATTTGCAGGAACCTTTGGATATGCTGCTCCAGGTTAGTTTCCTTTCTATATTGAGTATATATCATGATATTTTCAGCTTGTgtttgttgatgatttacaaaatatttttaattttatacagAACTTGCATACACAATGGAAGTAAACGAGAAATGTGACGTGTATAGTTTTGGGGTCTTGGCATTGGAAATATTATTTGGAAGGCACCCTGGTGATGTTACATCTTTAATGCAATCTTCTTTATCAACTGGTATGATCTCAACGCTTGATCATATGGCATTGATGGATAACTTGGATGAACGTCTACCTGTTCCAACAAATTCTACTTTGAAAGAGGTGGTATCAATTCTCAAGACAGCAATTTCTTGCCTGACTGAAAGTCCACGATCCCGACCAACCATGAAGCTCGTAACCAACGAGCTTGCATTGTCGAGGTCATCTTCAATGTCACACACAGAGCTGAAAGACTGAACATCCTACATATACATGCTTGAGTTGTACTtgttcccttgattttgtattgtattttcttgtttcttattttatataatctCTTTAATGTTATGAAATATAGATCTTGTAATCGTGAAGTTAGCTTGTCTTTGTAATATAGTACTACACcatgaaaagaataaaacttCTAACCTTTGTTTATTTATACTATGATATATAGATTAACAATACGTAACTATTTTATTgacttatttgaatttatttttaaaaaaatatttaaaacagacCAATAATAATGAGTCTTCccgttgtaaaaaaaaacattttttatttattttcctctGCTACTTTTTACTTGGAAAGCAAACCTTTCTTTTAATGGCAGAAGGGTGCCATGTGCTAGTATTAAAAATGAATCTGATCTCTTTAAGCTGAGAAAATAACgccatttttcatatttttctacTAAAATAGCAGCCGAACACCAACTtattaattacttaaataaataagaaaatgacGTTTCATCCTCAAGTGGATACCTACACTTCCTTGATCCCCAGCCACTTATTACACTCTATTATTAAGTTTGGATTTTCGTTATAAGTTggagttaaatttatttaaagttgaaaaatatttttttattgtagtttATAAGTTAATTGAAGTTTAAAGTGAATCTTCATTTTCACTAAGTTCATTTTTTCCCAAAACATTTTAGTATATTAATTTTCCCAAAACATTTTAGTATTTGAGTTGAAACTTAAACATAccaaaaattatataagttaacatttataaaatttatcataatatatactacaaaaaaatattgaaaataaatatttagtgtatgacaaaaaaaattgtacaagattttcttttctcacACAAAAGTAGGGAACCGTAATTTGCTTACTTTTCTTCTAATATATTAAAGTCTTcgatttctatttttttttcttttaaaagtggAATTGTGCATTGTAAGCACAGtttcaattgttttatttttaaattgaagtcGAGgtatttcaaacaaaaatttaattgttttttaaaaaggtaaaaCCATGTTTGTCAtgcacaattttaaaataattgaagtcGTAGTTGCCCGGCATGATATCAGTTCAAAAATAGAACAATTGATATCATACTTGTAATGCACAacttcaattgaaaaataaattggaaaTTGTGCTATCATGCATGTCTTTAATATTATAGTAAAAACTTTAatcacattaaaataatttttaatatgaacgATTGACTTCCATTAGTATGATTTCTTTAATATGGAGTCATGAACCCATATGATTTacctattttttatatgttgtcTACAACTAGATGATGCTGAAAATAACTCAAGAAAGGTAGTTGGGGAATTGAATAAAGACAATTTCTTCCATTTTAAGTACTCTGAAATATATAGCaaaaaacaaatcaagaataaagaaaaatatttatattgatttttcaaattcatGGGTTATACGTTGAGTTATTTCTCAAGTAAACTACTACTTAAGAGGTTCTACTAACCAATCcaattgataattgattataacaaaTACATTTTGTTGACAAGTCgtgttaaggaaaaaaaaagaacaagttTTCcccttaatattttgttgggtAATAGGTTGATGTGGGAGAGAGAAATTGACATCAGAGTCGATGGTTCAGGTCTGATGATCGGGTTCAAACAAGTACGTCTCTCCATGATAAGGTGAAGCCCTGACAGGTGGTCAGTGGAAGATAGTCAGATGAATCATAGGAGATGAAGAATAATAAATACTCAGTGACATGATCATGGGTTTGTAGTGTACTCGGATAAGAAAATACTTTTGTTGTAGGAGAGGTGGAGAACCATAGTCATTTGTTTGATGGGAAGATTGTtaggatacaaacaaagtctcaatataaaataaaacaagagatgaatatgaatttatatacacataagatagaTACATTCCTTAGTAAGATGCCTTTTTGAGTGGTATTAAAAACAAATCCGTAAGAGCATGatccaaaacaaacaatattttattagtgtatgtgtgttgaacctccctATACAATTTGATCctacaaaaatacaaagaaattttataCCTATACAATTTATACAAGactaagaagaagaaagaaaatcttAATATTACACTCTTAAAGTGAAGTCTTCCTCAATgacacttcatcttcttctatgtTTAGCCAACTGCGTTATCAATGGATGGTCTccatcaaaaaatattttataaagtcTATACATTCTCGATGATTGCAACCATGCGCTATTGATCATAGCTTTACCGTCTTCTTTCAGCTTGTTCCCAGAGGTGGTATACCAAATTCCTAATATCATTTTTGTGGTAAATTGATTAAGTTATCCCTTCAAgattaaatcttttatattgttGGGCTCAATATAGACATGATGGTCATTGTAGCTTATTTTTTAAGCAAGATACTAACCCCATATTTTCTCTCCCAGGATTTGTTCTTATGGTTGATATTAAAACATATTGTCATTTAGATGGTGTGACTTGAGTGAGGTGGTTTAAATGGTCCATCGTCTCTTAGGCATCTTCGTCTAGTGTCTCGCTTTCACCTAATCCATTCATGAACATATGGATCTTGCTCTTTCTTCATTTCACTTAACAATCTACAAATCTACAAAGCCATTTTCATGATTTGATAGTCTCCTAACATTCTGAGAAACATCATCGAACTTGACATTTATGGTTTATAGTCTACATAAAtagatttgattttataatattctcTATGAACTTAACaaagaaaagattttaaaaggtgaagtaatttgattttattatgtcagatatttatttttcaaaacctCGATTGTTAGCTAAGagcaataataaattatagCAAGAgtactaaaaattattttctattacatTCTTTCTTCCCAAACTTCCTTTTAGAGTATATAAATCTTCGATTCAGTATGAACACCAAATGCTAAAGAATCAAAAGAGTGTGCTACTTTAGTCCAATAAAATCGAgtgaatatttgaaatatagtaCCAAGTTGCATGGAATCTTCCAACACCCCTTCGAAATAGCCTTCTTTTTCCTGTCTTTTCCTACAATCACCCACTTCGAATGGTCATTGAAAATGGCCTCTAGaccattattttcattttttgaatcACAGTCCTCCACtgaataattgatatttatCCCTTTGATACTCAGTTTCAAATAAAACTAAGTCTATGATAAGTGCTTGACCCACCGTAGAGCAATTTGTCTCCATTGTTGTTGACCTTTACAGCTCAATATATATGCACTCAATATCAAGTTCAGCAGCTAGTGCTTCCACCATGGAAAAACGTGCTATTCAAATATTTATCCCACTCTACTCCATTATCCTCTGGAGAACGGCGGCGTCTATATTTGACTTCGATGCTTTTCATGTCCAAAGGTCCATAAACtataacttaatattttgtattcataggaatacatatatttaattattgaacgaatatttattttatcttttataaaaaatatattttcgcttttaaattttaatgtaccGTTTATAGTTGCTACAAATACCAAGTTAATTTTTGGTTGAACTCTCATAAAAGTTTTCTTTCCAAAAGTTAAAATGCCACTTGTACCGtattatttcatttcaaaataaataaattttaactgaacttaattttcttttttttttagaaatgtcATGTACTAACTACATCATAGCCATCTATCTGTCCTTCAAACAAACTATTGTTCTTGCAGAGCCCAAGTTGTACCCACAAACCCTTCAATTCCACAAAATTCTTCAATCTTCACTTTCCAAACTACTCATCTTCTTGGTACTCATCCTCCATAAGGTGGATGAGTATTGTATTTACAGAAGAACGTTAACCCTCAAGTCAAATTTAAATGTCAAATGca
This sequence is a window from Vigna angularis cultivar LongXiaoDou No.4 chromosome 2, ASM1680809v1, whole genome shotgun sequence. Protein-coding genes within it:
- the LOC108327109 gene encoding MDIS1-interacting receptor like kinase 2; translation: MVFVFPTLLSMKLKPLLMLLVMLFCAFSHYDAASSSDSEANALLKWKGSLDSLSQASLSSWNGSNPCNWLGIECDNSHSVSHINLTRVGLKGTLQTFNFSSLPNILGLNMSFNSLSGSIPQQIEKLSNLSTLDLSTNKLSGNIPKTICNLSKLKYLNLSVNGLSGSIPNEVGHLQSLLTFDIFTNNLSGPIPPTLGTLPLLESIHLFENKLSGPIPASIGNLSRLTMLSLSSNQLTGSIPPHIGNLSNAKVICFIGNELSGEIPVEIEKLTGLECLQLADNNFIGQIPQNICLGGNMKYFTAGNNNFTGPIPQTLKKCYSLKRLRLQQNHLTGDITNFFDVLPNLNYIDLSENNFHGSLSPTWGKFRSLTSFMISRNNLSGVIPPELGGATKLQVLDLSSNHLTGNIPEDLCNLTLLFDLSINNNNLSGNVPSKIESLEGLKILELGSNDFTGLIQKKIGNLRNLLYLNLSQNKFEGNIPSELGNLNYLSSLDLSGNLLSERLPPTLGGIKGLETLNLSHNSLSGGLSSLHDMMSLTSFDISYNQFEGPLPDIPVFQNATIEALRNNSGLCGNVTGLEPCPKVSGKSHNNTKRKVLIAVLPVTVAILMLALFLFGVSYNLCRTSNEEQEKALSSRSASMFPAWSFGGKIMFENIIEATEYFDDKYLIGVGGQGRVYKAILPTGEVVAVKKLHSVSNGEVLNQKAFTREIQALTEIRHRNIVKFHGFCSHSQYSLLVCEFLERGDVKKILKDDEQAAAFDWNKRVDAVKDVANALCYMHHDCLPPIVHRDISSKNVLLDSEYVAHVSDFGTAKLLDHSSANWTSFAGTFGYAAPELAYTMEVNEKCDVYSFGVLALEILFGRHPGDVTSLMQSSLSTGMISTLDHMALMDNLDERLPVPTNSTLKEVVSILKTAISCLTESPRSRPTMKLVTNELALSRSSSMSHTELKD